A genomic window from bacterium includes:
- a CDS encoding PEGA domain-containing protein, whose protein sequence is MRKWHSFVVVAMGLAGLAASCGRLEPLGTLLVFSEPAGATILIDGATTGDTTPAELLLPVGSHTVAVTRSGFQITPVIRTVNVPPGQRVQAGFTLAELGELTVTSTPAGAAIFLDGEDSGEVTPHTFTLVVGEHTVDVALDGYVADGGGRTIDLAPDGTPPVDFGMLPAGTLTVTSTPAGAQIFLDGDDAGQTTPHTFTLAAGDYTVHVEKSGYTSDPVSLDVTVGAGADMTADFAMTDTGVFGSLSVTSSPPGASIHLDGSDTGEITPHVFALAAGAYDVAVSRRNFHAPAAQQVVVQAAGDSDADFALAPRKIVLLEYMSGVNCVGCPAMNTMLANVEAAGYGPHVMLGLKYSGPFGGQDLHYEANPAVLQARMTVYADNTTWNWAAPTLFFDGDLPVEPNGYPAIGDLVLMLDAAAATDPGFAVDVHVNDFDATDFEVTVDLVATRDVVNANAVLNVAIVENPILYTEPQNEAGEDEFHWICREFLQADVTPLPIGPDALAHFEITVARQGTWSGVPDNLLAIAFVQDEVTRDVLQAGATPTAHERDQP, encoded by the coding sequence ATGAGGAAATGGCATTCGTTCGTCGTCGTGGCCATGGGCTTGGCCGGTCTGGCCGCTTCATGCGGGCGTCTCGAACCGCTCGGAACGCTGCTGGTCTTCTCTGAGCCGGCCGGCGCGACGATCCTGATCGACGGTGCGACGACCGGCGACACGACGCCTGCGGAACTGCTGCTCCCCGTCGGTTCCCACACCGTAGCCGTCACCAGGTCCGGCTTCCAGATCACACCGGTCATCCGCACCGTCAACGTGCCTCCCGGCCAGCGCGTTCAGGCAGGCTTCACCCTGGCGGAGCTCGGCGAGTTGACGGTCACCTCGACGCCCGCCGGCGCCGCGATCTTCCTGGACGGGGAGGACAGCGGCGAGGTGACGCCGCACACCTTCACGCTCGTGGTCGGCGAGCACACCGTCGACGTCGCGCTGGACGGATACGTTGCCGACGGCGGCGGACGCACGATCGACCTGGCGCCCGACGGCACGCCGCCCGTCGATTTCGGCATGCTGCCCGCGGGGACCCTGACCGTCACCTCCACCCCCGCCGGCGCGCAGATATTCCTGGATGGCGACGACGCCGGCCAGACGACCCCCCACACCTTCACGCTGGCCGCCGGCGACTACACCGTGCACGTGGAGAAGAGCGGCTACACGTCGGACCCCGTCAGCCTGGACGTCACGGTCGGGGCCGGAGCCGACATGACAGCCGACTTCGCCATGACGGACACCGGCGTCTTCGGCTCCCTGTCGGTTACCTCCTCGCCCCCCGGCGCCTCCATCCACTTGGACGGCAGCGACACCGGCGAGATCACTCCGCACGTCTTCGCCCTGGCCGCCGGCGCCTACGATGTGGCCGTATCCCGCCGCAACTTCCACGCGCCGGCGGCGCAGCAGGTCGTCGTACAGGCGGCCGGCGACAGCGACGCCGACTTCGCGCTGGCGCCCCGCAAGATCGTGCTGCTGGAGTACATGTCCGGCGTGAACTGCGTGGGCTGTCCGGCCATGAACACCATGCTCGCCAACGTCGAGGCCGCCGGCTACGGGCCCCACGTCATGCTCGGGTTGAAGTACAGCGGCCCCTTCGGCGGGCAGGACCTGCACTACGAGGCCAACCCGGCCGTGCTCCAGGCCCGCATGACCGTCTACGCGGACAACACCACCTGGAACTGGGCCGCGCCCACCCTCTTCTTCGACGGCGACCTGCCGGTGGAGCCGAACGGTTATCCCGCGATCGGCGACCTGGTGCTGATGCTCGACGCCGCAGCCGCGACGGATCCCGGCTTCGCCGTCGATGTGCACGTGAACGACTTCGACGCCACGGATTTCGAGGTGACCGTGGACCTCGTGGCCACGCGCGACGTCGTCAACGCCAACGCCGTGCTCAACGTCGCCATCGTGGAGAACCCCATCCTGTACACCGAGCCGCAAAACGAGGCCGGCGAGGACGAATTCCACTGGATCTGCCGCGAATTCCTCCAGGCGGACGTCACGCCGCTGCCCATCGGGCCGGACGCACTCGCCCACTTCGAGATCACCGTGGCGCGGCAGGGCACCTGGTCCGGCGTGCCGGACAACCTGCTCGCCATCGCCTTCGTCCAGGACGAAGTCACGCGGGATGTGCTGCAGGCCGGCGCCACGCCGACCGCCCATGAAAGGGACCAGCCGTGA
- a CDS encoding proprotein convertase P-domain-containing protein has translation MLLIFAACVLAASTAFGATTSIPVKGGASQLLLTSDRDDGLRFRIDVGALSALDVSTKAGAFTRITIPGFHASHVEGAPELPMMNRLVAIPYGASARIEVLSVQSRTIDLAAYGVTNPIFPAQPPVSKSADLENLPFLYDRAAYAQPKVAGEMARIVALGSLRSQALGRLEISPVEYLPRENQLVVHESMDVRVVFEGGDRAAGDELFASTYSPFFAPVFANVAGIKTDHIDHPDRVGDKVTMVIVTAPEFEYQLADFATWKTERGFEVIMAVIGTPEVGSTSTSIQTYLHGLYNGATPENPAPSFVLFVGDVAQCPTFTLSGDATDRPYCAVDGDLYPEMYYGRFSATNSAQLQAQLDKTMMYDQFTMPDPGYLSDVTMIAGVDAGYAPTHGNGQINYGTEHYFNAAHGITSNTYLYPASDAPGAAAAIVQDCQNGIGYINYTAHGSTTSWSDPSYTQSNINSLSNYGKYFLAVGNCCLTSSYDIGECFGETFLRATDKGAVGYIGGSNSTYWNEDYWWGVGFHASSQIDGTAWPVESTGIGAYDGVFHDHGEAPAQWYVTNDAVVFCGNMAVTEAGSSIETYYWNIYNLLGDPSLSTYMGVPATNPVSHMPTFFTNAVSIDVDAAPGSYVGLTQGGVLLASGTIDAGGKALFDLDGFLTPGTAKLVVMMQNYEPYVVDVPVIVPATVIIDPTSIDANVATDVTVTVYGEDGVTPVVGLDVWAEGLGYATTPLQTDALGVAVINVNYPFGPTIDIVGKNAADPYELFRELLTVNALALASPDLTVTTGIGMTDMFPLNLPGTLHATVAEGGHTLYAVLPDDSELSTGDYSLEITPAETGVITGIIAVSGYDLYSEDFDVIEAYGTLTGHVDAAGSPAVGAIVQLFDGAVEMFSATTDASGDYDIGEDILVDDYSVVVDFFGYNHYETPLFVNYGANVHDIALTSAPSGVLAGVVMDSETSELLEATINVYRSDNGELYTTTTSDGVTGAYATSALPYFEYSVNVRAYHHIPVNISVEISEPTVVKNFALDPTVGDVLVIDDTPAGKVVPAKYGEDGRLLAPAYERSGAKSADLLVADLEYLGYGVVLETIATTDPASWPGYDVLLVSAGDNTSSLSDAAFRDAMVAYADVGGHILLEGGEVGYNHYSDTDFAERVMHSTDWNHDSSGMLEVADPSHYVMSVPNVLSGGNVVTYVGYGDQDALALLPDAQLAGNWSTYPTDGGVICYDTNTAPEGGQIVFFTFNYAALATSCTQNLLQNAITWLVTPEFGDALLSGTVTLDGETDHSGVLVELIPAGLSTTTDVTGYYEFADIFGGDYTVSVSKEHWHPQSAVATVPSGGSLTGFDFTLLPVFYGEFTGNVSEILSAKLVATIEVVDTATSELVASVVSDAGTGDYATGPVPYGNYNLTARAFGYAPQTFNLELATPTMVQDFALATTSGSILLIDDHVAAKTEPDKLDDKGKLLAPGYQSSGKAVDTMVAELEGLGFTIEVETMAGTDPLNWTSYDMLIVTSGNNTTTLADATFRSNLVAFVQGGGHLLLEGGEVGYDHYYSDPVFAAEVMHVTGWTGDSSGDVTVADPYHYVMSVPNLITGPIAVTYVGYGDEDALPVAAGAVKAGGWTEDSNASVVCYDPTSSPVGGQIVFFTFNYTAMDAGSRVDLLQNAVIWLLATEEPGTAAISGTVELLGELDHSGTLVELLPGGGSLVTGPDGAYAFTGLFAGTYALRASHAGWGTGNIEVTFAVGEVITGFDLILNPEYNQEFCSTPALAIPDNTPAGITDAIAVSLNGGYAVSGVEVFVDITHTWQGDLIVALTSPGGTTITLHNRTGSSVDDIFGWYPTELDPEGDLDDFVGEDTDGDWTLFVSDNASLDTGTLNEWCMSFSYAQPVPVGAGAMTASSGSEGVMLIWEYEPALVDGFHVYRRTAGEEAQRLTGDALSNAEGRIEYLDVPYGIAPGSKLYYSYALVVDGVETDRGAEVEVVYNGTPARFVMHRNYPNPFNPTTSIKFELPKPGHAKLMVYDLSGRMVRTLVDENLPAAVHQRQWDGTNDQGRRVASGTYYFRLTADGHTAVQKVMLVK, from the coding sequence ATGCTATTGATTTTCGCTGCGTGCGTACTGGCCGCGAGTACGGCCTTCGGCGCGACGACCAGCATTCCGGTCAAGGGCGGCGCAAGCCAGCTTCTATTGACCTCCGATCGCGACGACGGGCTGCGATTCCGCATCGATGTCGGCGCATTGTCGGCCCTGGACGTGAGTACCAAGGCCGGCGCGTTCACCCGGATCACCATTCCGGGCTTTCACGCTTCGCACGTGGAGGGGGCCCCCGAGCTACCGATGATGAACCGGCTCGTGGCCATTCCCTACGGCGCATCGGCCCGCATCGAGGTCCTCTCCGTACAGAGCCGGACCATTGATCTGGCGGCGTATGGCGTGACCAACCCGATCTTCCCGGCCCAGCCGCCGGTATCCAAGAGCGCGGATCTGGAGAACCTGCCTTTCCTCTACGATCGCGCGGCCTACGCCCAGCCCAAGGTCGCGGGCGAGATGGCCCGTATCGTGGCGCTGGGTTCGTTGCGCTCCCAGGCGCTGGGTCGTCTGGAGATCTCACCCGTGGAATACCTGCCCCGCGAGAACCAGCTCGTGGTTCACGAGTCCATGGACGTGCGCGTGGTCTTCGAGGGCGGTGACAGGGCTGCCGGCGACGAGCTCTTCGCCAGCACCTACAGCCCGTTCTTCGCGCCCGTGTTCGCGAACGTGGCCGGGATCAAGACCGACCACATCGACCATCCCGATCGCGTGGGCGACAAGGTGACGATGGTGATCGTCACCGCTCCCGAGTTCGAGTACCAGCTGGCCGACTTCGCGACCTGGAAGACCGAGCGCGGCTTCGAGGTCATCATGGCCGTGATCGGCACCCCGGAGGTGGGTTCGACGTCGACGTCGATCCAGACCTACCTGCATGGACTGTACAACGGCGCGACGCCGGAGAACCCGGCGCCGAGCTTCGTGCTGTTCGTGGGTGACGTGGCCCAGTGCCCGACGTTCACCCTGAGCGGCGACGCGACCGACCGCCCGTACTGCGCGGTGGACGGCGATCTGTACCCCGAGATGTACTACGGTCGTTTCTCGGCGACGAACAGCGCGCAGCTCCAGGCGCAGCTGGACAAGACGATGATGTACGACCAGTTCACGATGCCCGACCCAGGCTATCTGAGCGACGTGACGATGATCGCGGGTGTGGACGCGGGCTACGCGCCGACCCACGGCAACGGCCAGATCAACTACGGGACCGAGCACTACTTCAACGCGGCGCACGGGATCACCAGCAATACCTATCTTTACCCTGCGTCGGACGCCCCCGGGGCCGCGGCCGCGATCGTCCAGGACTGTCAAAACGGCATCGGATACATCAACTACACCGCTCACGGCAGCACGACGAGCTGGAGCGACCCGAGCTACACCCAGTCGAACATCAACAGCCTGAGCAACTACGGCAAGTACTTCCTGGCCGTCGGCAACTGCTGCCTGACCTCGAGCTACGATATCGGCGAGTGCTTCGGCGAGACGTTCCTGCGCGCGACGGACAAGGGCGCGGTCGGCTACATCGGCGGGTCGAACTCGACCTACTGGAACGAGGACTACTGGTGGGGCGTGGGATTCCACGCGTCGAGCCAGATCGACGGCACGGCCTGGCCCGTCGAGAGCACGGGCATCGGCGCGTACGACGGCGTGTTCCACGATCACGGGGAAGCGCCGGCGCAGTGGTACGTGACCAACGACGCGGTGGTGTTCTGCGGCAACATGGCCGTCACCGAGGCCGGTTCGAGCATCGAGACGTACTACTGGAACATCTACAACCTGCTCGGCGATCCTTCCCTGAGCACGTACATGGGCGTGCCCGCGACCAACCCGGTGAGCCACATGCCGACGTTCTTCACCAACGCGGTGAGCATCGACGTCGACGCGGCACCGGGCAGCTACGTCGGCCTGACCCAGGGCGGCGTGCTGCTGGCCAGCGGCACGATCGATGCGGGCGGCAAGGCTCTGTTCGACCTGGACGGGTTCCTGACCCCCGGCACGGCGAAGCTCGTCGTGATGATGCAGAACTACGAGCCGTACGTCGTCGACGTGCCGGTGATCGTGCCGGCGACGGTGATCATCGATCCCACCTCGATCGACGCCAACGTGGCGACGGACGTGACCGTGACGGTCTACGGCGAGGACGGGGTGACGCCCGTGGTGGGCCTGGACGTGTGGGCCGAGGGTCTCGGCTACGCGACGACGCCGTTGCAGACCGACGCCCTGGGCGTCGCCGTGATCAACGTGAACTACCCGTTCGGTCCGACGATCGACATCGTGGGCAAGAACGCGGCCGACCCGTACGAGCTGTTCCGCGAGCTGTTGACGGTCAACGCCCTGGCGCTGGCGTCGCCGGACCTGACGGTGACGACGGGCATCGGCATGACCGACATGTTCCCGCTGAACCTGCCGGGCACGCTGCACGCGACGGTGGCCGAGGGCGGCCACACGCTGTATGCGGTGCTGCCGGACGACAGCGAGCTTTCGACAGGCGATTACTCCCTGGAGATCACCCCCGCGGAGACGGGCGTGATCACGGGCATCATCGCGGTCAGCGGCTATGACCTGTACAGCGAGGACTTCGACGTGATCGAAGCCTACGGCACCCTGACCGGTCACGTCGACGCGGCCGGCAGCCCGGCCGTCGGCGCGATCGTCCAGCTATTCGACGGCGCGGTCGAGATGTTCAGCGCGACGACCGATGCGAGCGGCGACTACGACATCGGCGAGGACATCCTGGTCGACGATTACTCGGTCGTGGTGGACTTCTTCGGTTACAACCACTACGAGACGCCGCTGTTCGTCAACTATGGCGCGAATGTACACGACATCGCCCTGACGTCCGCCCCGAGCGGCGTCCTGGCGGGCGTAGTCATGGACTCCGAGACGAGCGAGCTGCTCGAAGCGACGATCAACGTGTACCGCAGCGACAACGGCGAGCTCTACACGACGACGACGAGCGACGGCGTGACGGGCGCGTACGCGACCTCGGCGCTGCCGTACTTCGAGTACTCGGTGAACGTGCGCGCCTATCACCACATCCCGGTGAACATCAGCGTGGAGATCTCAGAGCCTACGGTGGTGAAGAACTTCGCGCTCGATCCGACCGTCGGCGACGTGCTCGTGATCGACGACACGCCGGCCGGCAAGGTCGTTCCCGCCAAGTACGGCGAGGACGGCAGGCTCCTGGCGCCGGCGTACGAGCGCAGCGGCGCCAAGTCCGCGGATCTCCTGGTCGCCGACCTGGAGTACCTGGGCTACGGGGTCGTGCTGGAGACGATAGCAACCACCGATCCCGCGTCGTGGCCGGGCTACGACGTGCTGCTGGTGTCGGCGGGCGACAACACCTCGAGCCTCTCCGACGCGGCCTTCCGCGACGCGATGGTCGCCTACGCGGATGTCGGCGGGCATATCCTGCTGGAGGGCGGCGAGGTAGGCTACAACCACTACAGCGACACGGACTTCGCCGAACGCGTCATGCACTCCACCGATTGGAACCATGACAGCAGCGGTATGCTCGAGGTCGCCGATCCGAGCCACTACGTGATGTCGGTGCCCAACGTCCTCTCGGGCGGCAACGTGGTCACCTATGTCGGCTACGGCGACCAGGACGCCCTGGCGCTTTTGCCCGACGCCCAGCTCGCCGGCAACTGGTCGACCTACCCGACCGACGGCGGCGTGATCTGCTACGACACCAACACGGCGCCGGAGGGCGGCCAGATCGTCTTCTTCACCTTCAACTACGCGGCGCTGGCCACGTCCTGCACGCAGAACCTGCTGCAGAACGCCATCACCTGGCTGGTCACGCCCGAGTTCGGCGACGCGTTGCTGAGCGGCACCGTCACACTCGACGGTGAGACCGATCACTCCGGCGTGCTCGTCGAGCTGATCCCGGCCGGTCTCTCCACGACGACCGACGTCACCGGCTATTACGAGTTCGCCGATATCTTCGGCGGCGACTACACCGTCAGCGTCAGCAAGGAGCACTGGCATCCCCAGTCGGCCGTGGCGACCGTCCCCAGCGGCGGCTCGCTCACGGGCTTCGACTTCACGCTGCTGCCGGTGTTCTACGGCGAGTTCACGGGCAACGTGAGCGAGATCCTCTCGGCCAAGCTCGTGGCTACGATCGAGGTGGTGGACACCGCGACCAGCGAACTTGTGGCTTCTGTCGTCTCCGATGCCGGCACGGGTGACTACGCAACCGGGCCGGTACCCTACGGCAACTACAATCTGACGGCCCGGGCCTTCGGCTACGCGCCGCAGACGTTCAACCTCGAATTGGCGACGCCCACCATGGTCCAGGACTTCGCCCTCGCGACGACCAGCGGCAGCATCCTGCTGATCGACGACCACGTCGCCGCCAAGACCGAGCCCGACAAGCTCGACGACAAGGGCAAACTCCTCGCCCCCGGCTACCAGTCCTCGGGCAAGGCCGTCGACACCATGGTCGCCGAGCTGGAGGGTCTCGGTTTCACGATCGAGGTCGAGACCATGGCCGGCACCGATCCGCTGAACTGGACCAGCTACGACATGCTGATCGTGACCAGCGGCAACAACACCACGACCCTCGCCGACGCGACCTTCCGCAGCAACCTGGTGGCCTTCGTCCAGGGCGGCGGGCATCTGCTGCTCGAGGGTGGCGAGGTCGGCTACGACCACTACTACAGCGATCCCGTCTTCGCGGCCGAGGTCATGCACGTCACCGGCTGGACCGGCGACAGCAGCGGCGACGTGACCGTCGCCGATCCCTATCACTATGTCATGAGCGTGCCGAACTTGATCACCGGCCCGATCGCCGTGACCTACGTGGGTTACGGCGACGAGGATGCCCTGCCGGTCGCGGCCGGCGCCGTCAAGGCCGGTGGCTGGACCGAGGACAGCAACGCCTCGGTCGTGTGTTACGACCCGACGTCGTCTCCCGTGGGCGGGCAGATCGTGTTCTTCACCTTCAACTACACGGCCATGGACGCCGGTTCGCGCGTCGATCTCCTGCAGAACGCAGTCATCTGGCTGCTGGCGACCGAGGAGCCGGGAACGGCCGCGATCAGCGGCACGGTCGAGCTCCTCGGCGAGCTCGATCATTCCGGCACCCTGGTCGAGTTGCTCCCCGGCGGCGGTTCCCTGGTCACCGGTCCTGACGGCGCCTACGCCTTCACGGGCCTGTTCGCCGGCACCTACGCCCTCCGGGCTTCCCATGCGGGCTGGGGTACCGGCAACATCGAGGTCACGTTCGCAGTCGGCGAAGTCATCACCGGCTTCGACCTGATCCTCAACCCGGAATACAACCAGGAATTCTGCAGCACGCCGGCCTTGGCCATACCCGACAACACCCCCGCCGGCATCACCGACGCCATCGCCGTATCGCTCAACGGTGGCTACGCGGTCAGCGGCGTCGAGGTGTTCGTGGACATCACCCACACCTGGCAGGGCGATCTCATCGTGGCGTTGACCTCGCCGGGAGGCACCACCATCACCCTGCACAACCGCACCGGCAGTTCCGTGGACGACATCTTCGGATGGTACCCCACCGAGCTGGACCCGGAGGGGGATCTCGACGATTTCGTCGGCGAAGACACCGACGGCGACTGGACGCTGTTCGTCAGTGACAATGCCAGCCTCGACACCGGCACCCTGAACGAGTGGTGCATGAGCTTCTCGTACGCCCAGCCCGTGCCCGTGGGCGCCGGCGCCATGACCGCCTCGTCCGGCAGCGAAGGCGTCATGCTGATCTGGGAGTACGAGCCCGCCCTGGTGGACGGTTTCCACGTCTACCGTCGTACCGCCGGTGAAGAGGCCCAGCGCCTGACCGGCGACGCCTTGAGCAACGCGGAGGGCCGCATCGAGTACCTCGACGTGCCCTACGGCATCGCTCCCGGCTCCAAGCTCTACTACAGCTACGCGCTCGTGGTGGACGGCGTGGAGACGGACAGGGGAGCCGAGGTGGAGGTCGTCTACAACGGTACGCCGGCCCGCTTCGTGATGCACCGGAACTACCCGAACCCCTTCAACCCCACGACCTCGATCAAGTTCGAGCTGCCCAAGCCCGGACATGCCAAGCTCATGGTCTACGATCTGAGCGGGCGCATGGTCAGGACGCTCGTGGACGAGAACCTGCCGGCGGCTGTCCATCAGCGCCAGTGGGATGGCACCAACGACCAGGGCCGACGCGTAGCCAGCGGAACCTACTACTTCCGCCTGACCGCCGACGGACACACCGCCGTCCAGAAGGTGATGCTGGTCAAATAA